A DNA window from Coffea arabica cultivar ET-39 chromosome 6c, Coffea Arabica ET-39 HiFi, whole genome shotgun sequence contains the following coding sequences:
- the LOC113691789 gene encoding short-chain dehydrogenase reductase 2a — MPAQVVPDQKNLPLMNKESTAAPFTTRRLEGKVAVVTGGARGIGEATVRLFARHGAKVVIGDVEDVLGHALAASLSPHGVTYVHCDVSSEGDVEKLIQSTVSGFGRLDIMFNNAGVLGSQAKHKKSIVDFDAEEFDRIMGVNVRGVALGMKHAARAMIPRGTGCIISTASVASVLGGLGPHSYTASKHAIVGLTKNAACELGKYGIRVNCISPFGVATRMLINAWRNSHIDDDDDEDEDDEDAAAATMMSSSNTTAREAVEKAEEMVRGLANLKGATLRTSDIAEAALYLASDESRYVSGHNLVVDGGITTSRNCIGL, encoded by the exons ATGCCTGCCCAAGTGGTGCCTGATCAGAAAAACTTGCCACTGATGAACAAAGAGAGCACCGCTGCTCCTTTCACTACCCGAAG GTTGGAAGGGAAGGTAGCAGTAGTGACGGGTGGAGCCAGGGGCATCGGCGAAGCAACTGTGAGACTGTTTGCAAGACACGGGGCTAAGGTGGTGATCGGGGACGTGGAGGACGTTCTTGGGCATGCGCTGGCCGCCTCATTGTCTCCTCATGGCGTCACCTATGTTCACTGCGACGTCAGCTCGGAGGGAGACGTGGAGAAGTTAATCCAGTCCACGGTTTCAGGTTTCGGAAGGCTGGACATAATGTTCAACAATGCCGGGGTTCTGGGAAGCCAGGCCAAGCACAAGAAGAGCATCGTGGATTTTGACGCCGAGGAATTTGATCGAATCATGGGGGTCAACGTTCGAGGAGTGGCCCTGGGAATGAAACACGCGGCCCGGGCGATGATTCCCAGGGGAACCGGCTGCATCATCTCGACCGCAAGCGTTGCCAGCGTCCTGGGGGGCCTGGGCCCCCATTCTTACACCGCCTCCAAGCACGCCATCGTCGGGCTGACTAAGAACGCCGCTTGCGAGTTGGGAAAGTACGGGATCAGGGTAAATTGCATTTCGCCGTTTGGGGTGGCCACCCGGATGCTGATCAATGCCTGGAGGAACTCCCATATCGATGACGATGacgatgaggatgaggatgatGAAGATGCTGCGGCGGCCACGATGATGAGCAGTAGTAATACGACGGCCAGAGAAGCTGTGGAAAAAGCGGAGGAGATGGTGAGAGGTTTGGCAAATTTGAAAGGTGCGACGCTGAGGACTTCGGATATTGCGGAGGCTGCTCTCTATCTGGCCAGTGATGAATCTAGATATGTAAGCGGCCACAATCTTGTGGTGGACGGAGGAATTACCACCTCCAGAAATTGCATCGGCTTGTAA